A stretch of the Planktothricoides raciborskii GIHE-MW2 genome encodes the following:
- the pyrH gene encoding UMP kinase, with the protein MSTVYRRVLLKLSGEALMGDLAYGIDPSVVHGIAEEVAHVVGQGIEVAIVVGGGNIFRGVKGASAGMDRATADYIGMIATVMNSLTLQDALEQMQIPTRVQTAIAMQEIAEPYIRRRAMRHLEKKRVVIFAAGSGNPFFTTDTTAALRAAEIDAEVIFKATKVDGIYDSDPHQNPQARRYETLTYSEVLTQDLRVMDGTAIALCKENNIPIIVFDLSVKNNIRRALMGEKIGTIVGGLRETV; encoded by the coding sequence ATGAGTACGGTTTATCGGCGGGTTTTGCTGAAATTAAGCGGTGAAGCGTTGATGGGCGATCTAGCTTATGGCATCGATCCATCAGTGGTTCATGGCATTGCTGAGGAAGTCGCCCATGTGGTCGGCCAGGGCATTGAAGTCGCCATCGTGGTCGGTGGTGGAAATATATTCCGAGGAGTCAAAGGGGCTTCTGCGGGCATGGATCGCGCCACCGCAGATTATATTGGCATGATTGCCACAGTGATGAATTCTTTGACTTTACAAGATGCCTTAGAACAAATGCAGATTCCGACGCGAGTCCAGACGGCGATCGCCATGCAGGAAATCGCTGAACCTTACATCCGTCGTCGGGCCATGCGGCATCTAGAAAAAAAACGAGTGGTCATTTTTGCAGCAGGCAGCGGTAATCCCTTTTTTACCACGGATACCACCGCTGCGCTCAGGGCGGCGGAAATTGACGCTGAGGTCATCTTTAAAGCCACTAAAGTCGATGGGATTTATGATAGCGATCCTCATCAAAATCCCCAAGCGCGACGCTATGAAACCTTGACTTATTCGGAAGTTTTAACCCAAGACTTACGAGTAATGGATGGCACGGCGATCGCCTTGTGTAAAGAAAATAATATCCCAATCATTGTATTTGATCTTTCGGTTAAAAATAACATCCGCCGAGCTTTGATGGGAGAAAAAATTGGAACCATAGTCGGAGGTTTGCGTGAAACTGTCTGA
- the frr gene encoding ribosome recycling factor, with the protein MKLSEVESHMKKAIEAAQRSFNTIRTGRANASLLDRITVDYYGAETPLKQLANINTPDATTITIQPYDRSSLNMVEKAINMSDLGLTPNNDGSVIRLNIPPLTSDRRKELVKLAGKLAEEQKVSIRNIRRDAVDSVRKQEKSKEISEDEARDLLDKIQKMTDKYIAKVDELLAIKEKDITTI; encoded by the coding sequence GTGAAACTGTCTGAAGTAGAAAGTCACATGAAAAAAGCGATTGAGGCGGCTCAACGCTCTTTTAACACCATTCGCACCGGACGGGCAAATGCGTCTCTGCTCGATCGGATTACCGTAGATTATTATGGGGCAGAAACTCCGCTAAAACAATTAGCAAATATCAACACCCCAGATGCCACCACGATTACGATTCAACCCTACGATCGCAGTAGCTTGAACATGGTGGAAAAAGCGATTAATATGTCAGATTTGGGCTTAACCCCCAACAATGATGGATCAGTGATTCGCTTAAATATTCCGCCATTAACCAGCGATCGCCGTAAAGAATTGGTCAAACTGGCAGGCAAACTTGCCGAAGAGCAAAAAGTCTCCATTCGCAATATCCGTCGCGATGCTGTAGACTCAGTGCGGAAACAAGAAAAAAGCAAAGAAATCTCTGAAGATGAAGCCCGCGATCTTCTGGATAAAATTCAAAAAATGACGGACAAATACATTGCCAAAGTTGACGAACTTTTGGCAATCAAAGAAAAAGACATTACCACCATCTAA
- a CDS encoding geranylgeranyl reductase family protein codes for MFDCIIVGAGPAGGTAGYHLAKRGYSVLILDKESLPRYKPCGGGVSPEIAQWFDFDFSPAISQKVTQIRHTWKMTNPVDVCLDESETIWMVRRNIFDHFLVQKAQVQGAELQDKTEVTGIEFKSDAWQVKTAAEVFTGRYLIAADGSKGMMAKWLGFKNRKQFACGALEIEPTMPEVKNGHIAHFEFGMVRNGYAWNFPKADGYSIGAAIFRGQEKKSQNLRECIAEYSHLFDLEVKSIKHYGHPIFAWNGSQILHTQNAVLAGEAACVVDPFTAEGIRPSMFSGLKAAEAIASALSGDLDALPRYTQVMEEEWGKEMIWAQRLTQVFYKMPKIAYEVGVKHPSATKRMAQILTGQVRYSQAVKSALKRLSGGIMG; via the coding sequence ATGTTCGACTGTATTATTGTCGGTGCGGGTCCCGCTGGGGGCACCGCTGGTTATCACCTAGCAAAACGTGGCTATTCAGTTTTAATTTTAGACAAAGAATCTTTACCTCGATATAAACCCTGTGGCGGTGGAGTTTCTCCGGAAATTGCTCAATGGTTTGATTTTGATTTTAGTCCGGCGATTTCCCAAAAAGTGACACAAATTCGCCATACATGGAAAATGACTAATCCGGTGGATGTTTGTTTGGATGAATCAGAAACAATTTGGATGGTACGGCGCAATATTTTCGACCATTTCTTAGTGCAAAAAGCCCAAGTTCAAGGGGCTGAATTGCAGGATAAAACGGAAGTGACCGGCATAGAATTTAAGTCCGATGCTTGGCAGGTGAAAACCGCTGCCGAGGTGTTTACTGGTCGCTATTTAATTGCTGCCGATGGCTCAAAAGGAATGATGGCAAAATGGTTGGGTTTCAAAAACCGCAAACAATTCGCTTGCGGGGCTTTGGAAATTGAACCCACTATGCCAGAAGTAAAAAACGGTCATATCGCTCATTTTGAGTTTGGTATGGTTAGGAATGGTTATGCTTGGAATTTTCCTAAAGCCGATGGATATTCCATTGGTGCAGCAATATTTCGCGGTCAGGAGAAAAAGTCCCAAAACTTGAGGGAATGTATTGCTGAATATTCCCATCTGTTTGATTTGGAAGTTAAAAGTATTAAACATTACGGTCATCCGATTTTTGCCTGGAATGGTTCTCAAATTCTGCATACTCAGAATGCAGTGTTGGCAGGAGAAGCGGCTTGTGTGGTGGATCCGTTTACCGCTGAGGGGATTCGCCCGTCTATGTTTAGCGGTCTGAAAGCAGCAGAGGCGATCGCCTCTGCCTTATCTGGAGACTTGGACGCTTTGCCCCGTTACACTCAAGTGATGGAGGAGGAATGGGGCAAAGAAATGATTTGGGCCCAACGGCTGACCCAAGTTTTTTATAAAATGCCTAAAATTGCCTACGAAGTCGGAGTGAAACATCCTAGCGCCACTAAGCGCATGGCCCAAATTCTCACAGGTCAAGTGCGTTACTCGCAGGCGGTGAAAAGTGCCCTCAAGCGCTTGAGTGGGGGCATTATGGGTTAG